The Microcella flavibacter DNA segment GTCGAGCTCGTGCCGACCGCGGGGTCGTTCAGCTTCCAGTAGCCCGGCGGCTCCCTCCCGTCGGCTTGCACTCTCCCTGCGCGAGTGCCAGAATCGCAGTTAGCACTCGTGCTCCGCGAGTGCCAGAAGCTACCGGGCTCTCTGGGTCCGGGAGGGACGAAAGACACACATGGCTAAGATCATCGCTTTCAATGAGGAGGCCCGTCGCGGCCTCGAGCGCGGCCTCAACATCCTGGCCGACGCCGTCAAGGTCACGCTCGGCCCGCGCGGCCGCAACGTCGTGCTGGAGAAGAAGTGGGGCGCCCCCACGATCACCAACGACGGCGTGTCCATCGCCAAGGAGATCGAGCTCGACGACCCCTACGAGAAGATCGGCGCCGAGCTGGTCAAGGAGGTCGCCAAGAAGACCGACGACGTCGCCGGTGACGGCACCACCACGTCGGTCGTGCTCGCCCAGGCGCTCGTGCGCGAGGGCCTGCGCAACGTCGCCGCCGGCGCCGACCCCATCAGCCTCAAGCGCGGCATCGAGAAGGCCGTCGAGGCCGTCTCGGCCGAGCTGATCAAGAGCGCCAAGGAGGTCGAGACCAAGGAGGAGATCGCCGCCACCGCCTCGATCTCGGCCGCCGACCCCGCCATCGGCGCGCTCATCGCCGAGGCCATCGACAAGGTCGGCAAGGAGGGCGTCGTCACCGTCGAGGAGTCGAACACCTTCGGCACCGAGCTCGAGCTCACCGAGGGCATGCGCTTCGACAAGGGCTACCTGTCGGCGTACTTCGTCACCGACCCCGAGCGCCAGGAAGCGGTCTTCGAAGACCCCTACGTGCTCATCGTCAACGGCAAGATCTCGGCGATCAAGGACCTGCTCCCCGTCGTCGACAAGGTGATCCAGAGCGGCAAGCAGCTGCTCATCATCGCCGAGGACGTCGAGGGCGAGGCCCTGGCCACGCTCGTCGTCAACAAGATCCGCGGCATCTTCAAGTCGGTCGCCGTCAAGGCCCCCGGCTTCGGCGACCGCCGCAAGGCCATGCTGCAGGACATCGCCATCCTCACGGGCGGCCAGGTCAT contains these protein-coding regions:
- the groL gene encoding chaperonin GroEL (60 kDa chaperone family; promotes refolding of misfolded polypeptides especially under stressful conditions; forms two stacked rings of heptamers to form a barrel-shaped 14mer; ends can be capped by GroES; misfolded proteins enter the barrel where they are refolded when GroES binds) gives rise to the protein MAKIIAFNEEARRGLERGLNILADAVKVTLGPRGRNVVLEKKWGAPTITNDGVSIAKEIELDDPYEKIGAELVKEVAKKTDDVAGDGTTTSVVLAQALVREGLRNVAAGADPISLKRGIEKAVEAVSAELIKSAKEVETKEEIAATASISAADPAIGALIAEAIDKVGKEGVVTVEESNTFGTELELTEGMRFDKGYLSAYFVTDPERQEAVFEDPYVLIVNGKISAIKDLLPVVDKVIQSGKQLLIIAEDVEGEALATLVVNKIRGIFKSVAVKAPGFGDRRKAMLQDIAILTGGQVISEEVGLKLENATLDLLGRARKVVITKDETTIVEGAGDAEAIAGRVKQIRAEIDNTDSDYDREKLQERLAKLAGGVAVIKAGAATEVELKERKHRIEDAVRNAKAAVEEGIVAGGGVALIQAGKLAFEGAAMNELVGDEATGANIVRVAIDAPLKQIALNAGLEPGVVADKVRHLPVGHGLNAATGEYGDMLAAGIADPVKVTRSALLNAASIAGLFLTTEAVVADKPEKNPAPMGDPSGGMDF